Within the Anaerolineae bacterium genome, the region CACGCATCTGGGCCCAGCAGAAAGATGCCGCCCTTGAAGCCGTCCTCGACGGCCACCTGCGTCAGAGCCTGGCTCACCAGGTGAAGCAGTACGCCGTCTGGGACGAGACCGTGACCTTCGTGCGCCACCCGGACCAGGACTGGGCAGTTCACAACCTGGATTGGCTGGTGAGGAACAGGGACGTGAGCGGAGTCGCCGTCCTGACCCGGGAGGGCCACCAGGTACACCGTACCGGTGTCCTGGAGACTTGGCCCGAGGAGATCGTCAATTCCGCGCTCCAGCACTTGACCCGGAGTCTGCTCGAGCGACCCGCGGACGAAGTCATGCTCTACCGGCCGGAGGAGAACGCTCTCTACTGGCTGGCCGCCTCCCGCATAGTCTCCAGTGGGGACAAGGAACGCCTCGGCCACTACGCCGGCTTCCTGGTCTTCGCCCGCCAGATCAGTCCCGAGGACCTGGCCTACCTGGGTCGCGCCACCGGCGTCTACAACGTGGCCCTTCACTCGCCCCCCGCCAGCACCAACCTGGCCCTGCGGCTCAACTACGCTGAGGCGGGGGCCCAGAAGTCGGTCGAATCCAGCTTCCTTCCCCTCCACCGCTACATCGGACCTCCCGGAGCCGCCCTGAAGTATGACGTCTACATGCCCATGGCGGAGACCGAGCTCTCCCGCTGGCGCGTAGGCACCGTGCTCAGCGTGGCCTTCATCCTGCTGGCCGTGGCCGGCAGTCTCGCCACTACTTACAGGCTAGCCGTGCGCCCCTTCCTTAGCCTGTCTGACGCCGTTTCTCAGTTCATACACACCGGCCGCTGGGACCCACCCGCTCCCCGCTATCGCGAAGTCCAGCTTGTCACCGACACCTTCACCGAGGCGCTGGAGCAACGCCTGGCCGCCGAGCGCAACGAGAGACAGCGCGCCGACGAACTGCAGCTCATCCTCGATCACCTGCCTGCCTGCGTGTTCTTCAAAGACGCCGAGGGACGCTACGTCACCGCCAACCGCCAGATGGCCAAGCTACTGGGCGTGTCCGAGTCGGCCCTGGTGGGCAAGACCTGTAGCGACTTCTTCTCCCCCGGTTTCGCCGAAGAGCTGAAGCGACAGGACGACCTGGTCCTCTCCGCCGGAGAATCGGTGGAAGTCGAGCAACAGACTGAGATCGGGGGGCGGCGTCTGCAGGTCCGCATGATCAAGGTGCCCCTGCACAACCCCACCGGCGACGTCATCGGGCTGGTCGGCCTCGGGTTCGACATGACCGAAAGGCGCCAACTGGAAGAAGCCTTACGGCAGGCCCAGAAGCTGGAAGCGGTTGGCCAGCTGGCCGGGGGCATAGCCCACGACTTCAATAACATTCTCACCTCCATATTGGCAGGGGTGGACCTGGCCCTGGCTCAGGTGCCGGCCGGAGAGCCGCTGCACGACGACCTGTCCGAAGTGCGGACGGCCGCCGAGAAGGCGTCCCTCATCACCCGCCAGTTGCTCTTCCTCAGCCGCAGCAGAGAGCCGGAGAAACACTACCTGGACTGCAACGAGCTCATCGCCACCTTCAACAGCCTGCTCCATCGCCTGGTCGGCGAGGACATAACCGTGAACCTGGACCTCAACGCCGAGACCGCCACAGTGCTGGCAGACCGAGTGCAGATCGAGCAGATCCTCCTGAACTTGGCCCTCAACGCTCGCGATGCCATGCCCGGCGGAGGCACCCTGGCTATCAGGACAACCACGATCGGCGAGAGCGATCTGCTCCAGCACGTCCCCGACCTGAAGCCCTCTCCCGGCAACTTTCAGTCGGTCTCCGAATGGCGCGCATTGTGGCGCCCAGCACGTCCCCGACCTGAAGCCCTCTCCCGGCAACCCGCGTTACCTGCTCATCAGTGTCCACGACACCGGCAAAGGGATGCCACCCGAGGTTCAGGCGCGAGCCTTCGAGCCCTTCTTCACTACCAAACGAGATCACGGCACCGGGCTGGGCCTGGCCATAGTCCAACGCATCACCAGAGACCACCAGGGGCACATCTGGCTCGAGACCTTTCCCGACCAGGGCTCCGCTTTCTACGTAGCCCTGCCCCTAACCGACGAACTTACAGCTGCATCCCCACCGCAGGATCAGCAGGAAGATGTGGCATCGGGAGACGAGATCATCCTGGTGGTGGAAGACGACGAGGTGGTACGGAGCTTGACCGAGCGATTGCTCCATAGGCAGGGCTACCGAACCGTCATCGCCAGCAGCCCCAAGGAGGCGCTGGCAATCCTGGAGACGCTCCCCCAACCCCCGGTGCTTCTCTTCAGCGACGTCGTAATGCCGGAGATGAACGGGCTGGAACTGGCTCAGATCATCAAGAAGCGCATCCCCTCACTGAAGGTGCTGCTCACCTCCGGCTACCCCAACGAGACCATGGCCGCCCGCGGCATCGAGGACAACGGGTACAAGATCCTCCCCAAGCCCTACACTGCCGCCACCCTCACCCAGGCCATCCGCGAAGTCCTGGACGGTGGATAGTGCATGGAGGCTTGTGGCCAGCAGGGAATGAGCCTCCCACCAGCCGCCGCCATGCACTACCTACCCTCCACTATCTACTCCTACGTCACGTTCGCCTTGTACAGCCCTCGATAGTCGGCCACACCGCAGCAGATGAAGAAGCGCACCTTCACCCGCAACTCATCGTTGGTGAACATCGAACCCACCATGTCGTCCGCCGCGGCGAAGATCTCCGGCTCGCGGCGGCCCTGCAACCATCCCAGAACCACGTGCTCGGCCACGCTCGGGTCCGTGGCTAACGCCCAGTCGTTCGGGTCCGACCAGGCCGGCACCACGATCACCTCGAAATCATCGTACCAGGGGTTGACGTCGTTATCCCCCACTCCCGGCTTGTTGACGCTGTTGCGGATCACCATGCCCGTCGAGCGCAACTGCACCGGTACTAGCAGGTACCGCGCCGGGACTCCTAGCTTGCGCGAGCTGCCCGGTTCCGTCTGCGACATCACCGCTACCTGGCCAGCGTCGAAACTGGCGAAGTCTAGCGCCTCCGCTCCCAAGTTGGCGCGGGTGGCGTCGAACAGCGGCTCTCCATCTGCCATCAGCGGCCCCACACCCCCATTGGCGGTGAACACCGCCGCCACCGCGTCCGACACCGTGTTCCACGCAGCCGAACCCAGAAGCTGGGGGATGGCCCGTACGGCCTCCACGTCGTCCGCCATGATCATCTCCAGGGTGACGCCGACGTAGTTGCCCTTCTTGACGATCTCCGCCGTCTCCTGCAAGTCACCCCAGGTCTTCTCGGTGTAGGCATTGCCCTCCGCCACCGTGGAGAGCGAAGAGAACCCCTGCACCCGGATCATCTTCATGTCCTGAAAGCGCTCCAGGTCCCGGTTGGCCACGATGGGCTCCCACCAGCGCTCGCGCCGGTTGTAGGCCTGCAACATCACCTTGTTGAGTACATCCGCCGTGACCTCAGTCATGGTGCTGGTGCTGACGTTGGCCAGTTGAGCCCGCTCGGGGTAAGCCCTCCCGTGGAATCCTTCGTCCCCCGTCAGCAACAGGTACAGCTCCCGTATGCCCGACAGCCGCGGTATGGACGTGGCATCCTCCGGCACCGGTAACCCGAACAGCCTCTGCGCCGCCAGCCGCACCCGGTCCATCTCATCCCGCATGGAGAGACGACCGCCCACGCCGCGCACTACCTGCCCCTCCACCAGCCTGGCCCAGGTCTCCTGCTTGGCCTGCAAGCTGCGCTGCAGCTCCTCCGGCCGGAAGACCCGCCCGGCGAACTGAGCTCGCACCTCATCTTTCATCGGCTGCGGTAGGTCCGACCCTCGCAGCGCTGTCTCCAGCAGGTAGGAGCACTGGACCGCCAGCACTTCCCGCGACTTCTCCAACGCCAGGCCCACCTGTGTCCCTTCCTCTTCCAGGTCCTCTTCCGTCGTCACTTCCGCCACGACCTCTTCCATCAATCCTCCTCGCCCGGCATTCAGCGCGCGCAGGAAGGCCCCGCCTGCCGCCGGGTTGTACACTACGTCCAGGCTGTTCACCTTGACGATGCGAGCTACCTCTCGGGCCCCCGGGCGCCGCTCCACGTACAGGTCGGCCGAGAGGCCGATGTTGGGCCCCATCTCGCCCTGCTCCTGAGCTGCCAGCACCTCCTCCGCCAGCCGGATCACCAGGTCCGCCTTGGGCCCGTGACAGGCCAGACGGCCAATGACCGCCTGCCCCGTCCAGCGCACGTCCGTCAACACTCCCACTACGTCCTCGATGGCCCGCCCTCCGGGACGACCGTGGTCCAGAGGGCCGGCGTGGTTGGCGAAGACGGTCACACCCTCCCACAACCCCTCCTCCACCGACCGGCGCAACACCGAGGCCGCGTACACCAGCCCGTTAGCCGCCCCCGCCCGTATGCATATCACCTCGAACGTGCGCGGCCGCACCTGGTCCGGCAGCACTGCTCCCAGAGACGTCCGCACCGCCACCGCCTGCTCCTGCAACTCCATTACCACCATCTTTCCTCCAACCAGTAAGGCCACAGAGCCACGGAGACACAGAGAAGGGAATAGGTTACAGGTTATAGGGAATAGGGCAGGGTCGCTGGATGCACATCCCTATAACCTATCCCCTATTCCCTATGACCTGTCCCCTGCCTCAGTCGTACACCCGGTGCATGTACCACTCGCCGCTCAGCCGGTCGCGATACACCTCGCAGAGCAGACTCCCGCTCTCCCACAGGTAGTAGTCCCGCCAGACTTCCCGGTCCCACCACTCCGTGTGTACCCGCCAATGGTTGCGCCCCTCTCCCCGGTAGGTAGCCCCCCTCCAGCGCAAAGCCACCGGGTATCCTTCCCCATCGGTCTCCACCTCTATCGCCCTTGCCGGCTTATACAGCCTGCTCATCTGCACCCTCTGCGTCTCCGTGCCTCTGTGGCTAATCCCTCTCCCCTGCGAACCGGTATGCCCACCGCCGGGCCGACTCCTCGTCCACCCAGCCGTGCTCCGCCATCACCGCCAGTGCCTGGGAGATCTCCCGCGCCGCCTGGGCCAGCCGCAGGTTATCCTCCCGAGTGATATCTCCCGCCTCCGCCACGATCCGCACTGGCGGGCCGTCCGGCCCTCTGCCTGCCAGCGGCCCCTTGCCCACCAGCGCCGCCCGCTCCAGCACCGTCCGTCCCAGGTCCTCCAGCATCTGGCAGAAGAACTGCTGCCGCTGACGGTAATGCCGGAAGGTGGGGTCGCCCATCTCCGCCGCCGTGGCCCGGGTAGCGCTCTCTCCCTCAGAGAGGAAGTGCAGCGGCACCCCTGCCCCCGCGGCCACGATGAGGCGGAGAGCCTTGCCGTCGCTCTCCGCCTCCTGCGCCTGCACCTGCGGGTTCACCGTCTCCCACCGCTCCCCCTCGTTGGTGACGATCACCGACCCCGGGGGAGGCGGCCGCATCAACTCCGACCTCCGCCGCCGCAGCTCGCTCTGGCTCGCCCCCTGCAGCGTCACCTTCCACAAGAAAGCATTGCGGAACCGGTTCACCCGCACCCGGTCCTCCAGCCAGTCCCGATATCGCCGCAGCCAGGGCAGAATGGGCACCAGGTCCCCCTCACCCCGGGTGCAGCCCACCGGCCGGTTCACCGCGTAGTGCACCATCACCTGGTCCGCCTCCGGCGCTCCCGCCGGCGACGGCCACAACCTCCCCTGACCCACCCTCACCCCGTAGGGGCGAACCTTGTGTTCGCCCGCCAAGGAAAGCCCATCCTGCCGATACCACAGCTCCCGCTCCCCGTCCTCCTCGTCCGTCACCACCTGGGTGACGTGCACCGCCGGGATCGAGCGCACGTAGCTCATCCCGTCCGCCGGGTTGCGGGAGAGCAGGAGGAATAGCTCCCCCGACCGAGTCAGCTCATCGCACAGGGAGCCCAGCCGCATGGCCATCCGGTTCTGCGGATGGGCCCAGAACCGGTCCAGAAACTCCTGCGCTCCCTCGTCATCACACCTCAATCTGATTCCCTCGCCCACCACGTAATCCGTGGTCAGCGACACGATCCGCCGCGCCAGCGGGTTGGTGCGCCAGGCCTCCAGCGCCTCCGCCAGGTCGCCCCGCGTTTGGTACCAGGGGCGGTCCTCCGGCCGCAGGCCCACCTGCTGCCACCAGCGCTCGTCCACCTCCTTCACCGCCTGGCTCACCCGCTGCTCGATGTACGCGCCGAACAACCTCTCCGCCAACCACTGCCGCATCGTTGCTTCTCCGGAATTCACCGCCGAGACCGCCGAGATCGCAGAGAAAAACAGGAAAATAAGAAAGGAACAAGGAAGAAAGATACAGGCCGTGAGCCAATGGACACCTCTGTTCCGGCCTGCCCCCACAACTCAATACCTTTCCTCTCTCTAGTCTCTTCCTTTCTCTGCGTCTTCTCAGCGGTCTCTGCCATCTCTGCGGTTAGATGTCCCCATATCCCAGTGCCCGAGCGTGCTCCAGGATGTCCGCCGCCAGGTTGGCCACCAGCGCCAGCCAGGCCGCCCAGGCGAACCCGCTTCCCAGCGCCTCGGCGAAGGGGCCCAGGTAGCGCTCGTCCAGGAAGTAGGCCGCCCCATACACCCCCATGTAGCCAATCAGGTAGGGCACCACCATGGTGCGGAAGAAGTCCGCCAGCCTCCGGGCCTCGAACTCCCCCCGCCGCACCGCCACCGCTACCGCCAACGCCACGTCCAGCAGAATCAACCCCAAAATCGTGCTCACCCGCCCATCGGCGAAGAACCCCTCCAACCACTCCACGTGAACCTCCAGATAGACACGGAGACGCGGAGAGGGGGAGAGGGGGAGAGGGGGAGACAAGAGGAAGCCAATGAGCCCCGTGTCTCCGTGTCTCCGTGTCTCCCCGTCACCCCGTCTCCCCCTCTCCGCGTCTCCCCGTCACCCCCACTCCTCGTCCAACACGTCCCCCGCCGCCAGGACCGTCCCCGCCGGGGCCACGCTCGTCTCTCCCGCCGCCCGCAGGCACAGCGCCAGCGACATCACGAAGTCGTCGTGGCCCTCCGCCTCGGGCACGTAGAAGTTTAGCGTCCGGTTGGCCCGCAGGTCGGCCCGGGCTGC harbors:
- a CDS encoding response regulator, with translation MPPEVQARAFEPFFTTKRDHGTGLGLAIVQRITRDHQGHIWLETFPDQGSAFYVALPLTDELTAASPPQDQQEDVASGDEIILVVEDDEVVRSLTERLLHRQGYRTVIASSPKEALAILETLPQPPVLLFSDVVMPEMNGLELAQIIKKRIPSLKVLLTSGYPNETMAARGIEDNGYKILPKPYTAATLTQAIREVLDGG